A single region of the Raphanus sativus cultivar WK10039 chromosome 1, ASM80110v3, whole genome shotgun sequence genome encodes:
- the LOC108811956 gene encoding probable LRR receptor-like serine/threonine-protein kinase At1g56140 isoform X2: MGRMYTSVAVWLVSVACLFDAVRAQNLSRASTDPDEARALNKIFETWKIRATDAWNMSGELCSGAAIEDSVSIDNLFYNPLIKCDCSFVDSTICRIIALRARGMNVTGPIPQELWSLVYISNLNLNQNFLTGSLSPGIGNLTRMQWMTFGANALSGPVPKEIGLLTDLRSLAIDMNNFSGSLPPEIGNCTRLVKIYIGSSGITGELPSSFVNLVNLEEAWINDVQLTGQIPAFIGNWTSLTTLRILGTNLSGPIPSTFANLVSLTELRLGEISNIGSSLQFIRNMKSLSVLVLRNNNLTGTIPSNIADFLQLRQLDLSFNNLTGQIPSSLFNSSQLTHLFLGNNKLSGSLPTQKSSSLSNLDVSYNDLTGNLPSWVRLPNLQLNLIANRFTVRGSDRRVFPGLDCLQKSFRCNRGKGVYFNFSVNCGGPDIRSSNGVLYEKDEGELGPASAFVSRTQRWAVSNVGLFTGSNSNQYRALSDTPFANTSDSEIFQSARLSASSLRYYGLGLENGGYSVTLQFGEIQIQGSDTWTSLGRRLFDIYVQGKLVEKDFDIHRTANGSTSRVIQRVYKANVSENYVEIHLFWAGKGTCCIPSQGTYGPLVSAISATPDFIPTVANKLPPKSKKKIGIIAGAIVGAGMISILVIAIILIIRRKRKRAADEEVLHSLDIRPYTFSYSELRAATQDFNPSNKLGEGGFGPVFKGKLNDGREIAVKQLSVASRQGKGQFVAEIATISAVQHRNLVKLYGCCIEGNQRMLVYEYLSNHSLDQALFGMQIRGK, encoded by the exons ATGGGGAGGATGTATACCTCAGTCGCAGTTTGGTTGGTGTCCGTGGCTTGTTTATTTGATGCGGTTCGAGCACAGAACCTAAGCAGAGCTAGTACTGATCCCGACGAAG cgAGGGCTCTGAACAAGATATTCGAGACGTGGAAGATAAGGGCAACGGATGCATGGAACATGAGCGGGGAACTGTGCAGCGGAGCGGCGATCGAAGACAGCGTCAGCATAGACAACTTATTCTACAACCCTCTCATCAAATGCGACTGTTCTTTTGTCGACTCCACCATCTGCCGCATCATCGCTCT GAGGGCACGTGGGATGAATGTAACGGGACCTATTCCTCAAGAGCTCTGGAGTCTCGTTTACATCTCTAATCT GAACCTTAATCAGAATTTCTTGACTGGGTCCTTGTCTCCTGGCATTGGTAATCTCACTCGCATGCAGTGGAT GACTTTTGGGGCCAATGCTTTGTCCGGTCCAGTTCCCAAAGAAATCGGACTCCTCACTGATTTAAGATCACT AGCTATTGACATGAATAATTTCTCCGGTTCTCTACCTCCTGAGATTGGAAATTGCACCAGGCTTGtcaaaat ATACATTGGAAGTTCAGGAATCACTGGTGAACTTCCTTCATCATTTGTTAATCTTGTCAACTTGGAAGAAGC TTGGATTAATGATGTCCAACTTACTGGTCAGATACCAGCCTTCATAGGAAATTGGACCAGTCTTACTACGCT GCGAATTCTGGGGACTAATTTGAGTGGTCCAATTCCATCTACATTTGCCAACTTAGTTTCATTGACTGAACT GAGACTAGGTGAAATATCCAACATCGgttcttctcttcagttcatCCGGAACATGAAATCTTTAAGTGTCCT AGTATTACGGAACAATAATCTTACAGGCACAATACCTTCCAATATTGCAGATTTCTTGCAACTGCGACAACT TGATTTGAGTTTCAACAACCTAACTGGGCAGATTCCATCTTCGCTTTTCAACTCAAGCCAACTTACTCACTT GTTTCTGGGAAATAACAAGTTGAGCGGTTCCTTACCCACTCAAAAGAGTTCCTCTCTTAGTAATCT AGATGTTTCATACAATGATTTGACAGGAAATCTTCCTTCTTGGGTTCGCCTACCAAACTTGCAACT TAACCTGATTGCGAACCGCTTTACAGTGAGAGGCTCTGACAGAAG GGTCTTCCCCGGACTGGACTGTCTCCAGAAGAGTTTCCGCTGCAATCGAGGAAAAGGCGTAT ATTTCAACTTTTCTGTCAACTGTGGAGGCCCGGATATCAGGTCCAGCAATGGAGTTTTGTATGAGAAAGACGAGGGGGAGCTTGGACCAGCTTCAGCTTTCGTAAGCAGAACGCAGAGATGGGCAGTCAGCAATGTAGGACTATTTACTGGGAGTAACAGTAATCAATACAGAGCTCTTTCAGATACACCATTTGCAAACACTTCTGACTCAGAGATTTTCCAATCAGCGAGGCTCTCTGCATCTTCCCTAAGGTATTACGGACTGGGGCTAGAAAATGGAGGCTACAGTGTAACACTTCAGTTTGGTGAAATACAAATACAAGGTTCTGATACCTGGACAAGTCTTGGAAGGCGACTTTTCGACATATATGTCCAG GGAAAACTTGTTGAAAAGGATTTTGATATACACCGAACAGCTAACGGTTCTACTTCCCGGGTGATTCAAAGAGTGTATAAAGCAAATGTATCTGAAAATTACGTTGAAATTCATCTTTTCTGGGCTGGAAAAGGGACATGCTGTATTCCTTCTCAAGGGACATATGGGCCGTTAGTCTCAGCTATCAGTGCAACGCCAG ATTTCATACCTACTGTAGCTAATAAGTTGCCCCCGAAATCCAAGAAAAAAATTGGTATAATTGCAGGGGCCATTGTAGGAGCAGGAATGATAAGTATCTTGGTGATTGCCATCATCTTAATCATCCGTCGGAAAAGAAAAAGGGCGGCTGATGAAGAAG TGCTACACAGCCTGGACATAAGACCCTACACCTTTAGTTACTCAGAACTCAGAGCTGCAACTCAAGATTTTAATCCTTCCAACAAGCTTGGGGAGGGAGGATTTGGACCTGTTTTTAAG GGGAAACTAAACGATGGAAGAGAGATAGCCGTGAAGCAGTTGTCAGTTGCATCGAGGCAAGGCAAGGGTCAATTTGTTGCAGAGATTGCCACTATATCAGCTGTTCAGCATCGCAACCTTGTAAAATTGTACGGATGCTGCATCGAGGGAAATCAACGTATGCTTGTGTATGAATACCTCTCAAACCACAGTCTCGATCAAGCTCTGTTCGGTATGCAAATAAG AGGAAAATAG
- the LOC108853160 gene encoding NAC domain-containing protein 54, with product MAPMSLPPGFRFHPTDEELVGYYLDRKVNGQTIELEIIPEVDLYKCEPWDLPEKSFLPGNDMEWYFYSTRDKKYPNGSRTNRATRAGYWKATGKDRAVESKKMKMGMKKTLVYYRGRAPHGLRTNWVMHEYRLTHLPSSSPSSSIKESYALCRVFKKQIQIPKRKDEEMMMGTSVGKEKKEELEEENMWRKCEMERESEEDENLKIASAETSSSELTQGILLDEANNSSSFALHFSSSLLDDHDQIFANDSYLPYYTPLQLQDFPQLSMNEAQIMSIDNSKQQDFQCRDSMNGTLDEIFSFSSSATLPL from the exons ATGGCGCCGATGAGTTTGCCTCCAGGTTTCAGGTTTCATCCAACAGACGAAGAGCTAGTGGGATACTATCTGGATAGGAAGGTCAACGGCCAAACCATTGAGCTTGAGATCATCCCCGAAGTTGATCTCTATAAATGCGAGCCATGGGATTTGCCTG AGAAGTCATTTTTGCCGGGAAACGACATGGAATGGTACTTCTACAGCACAAGGGATAAGAAGTATCCAAATGGGTCCAGGACAAACCGTGCGACCCGAGCGGGTTACTGGAAAGCTACAGGGAAAGACCGTGCAGTAGaatcaaagaagatgaagatggggATGAAGAAGACCCTTGTTTATTACAGAGGAAGGGCTCCTCATGGCCTTCGTACTAACTGGGTGATGCATGAATATCGTCTCACTCACCTTCCTTCTTCATCCCCATCCTCCTCTATCAAG GAGTCGTATGCATTGTGCCGTGTGTTTAAGAAGCAGATACAAATTCCAAAGAGAAAGGACGAAGAGATGATGATGGGTACTAGCGttggaaaagagaaaaaagaagaattagAGGAGGAGAACATGTGGAGAAAATGTGAGATGGAAAGAGAAAGCGAAGAAGATGAGAACTTAAAGATTGCATCTGCGGAGACATCCTCATCAGAGCTCACCCAAGGGATCCTTTTAGACGAAGCAAACAACTCATCCAGTTTCGCTCTTCAtttctcatcttctcttctcGACGATCATGATCAGATTTTTGCAAACGACTCTTACCTTCCCTACTATACTCCTCTCCAACTCCAAGATTTTCCTCAGCTCTCTATGAACGAAGCACAGATTATGTCAATCGATAATTCCAAGCAACAAGACTTTCAATGCAGAGACTCAATGAATGGGACACTTGACGAgatcttctctttctcttcttccgcGACCTTGCCCCTATGA